The following DNA comes from Kaistia sp. 32K.
CAGACGATCCGCAAGGACCTGAACGACCTCTGCGACCGCAAGCTGATGGCCCGCACGCATGGCGGCGCCATCCTCGCCTCCGGCATCGAGAATGTCGGCTACGAGGCGCGCTCGCAGATCGCCGCGCGCGAGAAGGCGGCGATCGGCCAGGCGGTGGCGTCGATCATCCCGAACGAGGCGTCGCTCTTCATCAACATCGGCACCACCACCGAGGCGGTGGCGCAGGCGCTGCTGCAGCACCAGGGGCTGATGGTGATCACCAACAACATCAACGTCGCCCACATCATGCGGCCCTATCCGCAGATCGAGGTCGTGATCGTCGGCGGCGTCGTGCGCAGCTCCGACGGCGGCATCGTCGGCGAGGCGGCGATCGATTTCATCCGCCAGTTCAAGGTCGACTACGCCATCGTCGGCACCTCGGCGATCGACGAGGACGGCTCGCTGCTCGACTATGATTTTCGCGAGGTGAAGGTGGCGCAGGCGATCATCGCCAATGCCCGCCACGTCATTCTCGCCTCGGACCAGACCAAGTTCGCCCGCACCGCGCCGGTGCGCATCGGCAGCCTCAAGCAGATCCACACCTTCGTCACCGACCATTGCCCGAGCGACCGCATCCGCCAGATCTGCGCCGACAGCGACGTCGAGCTGATCGAAGCGCTGCCGGAAACGGCCGAACTCGACGCCTGACGCTGCGGCGCACGCGCCGCCCGCGCCGGCGATTCCGCGTTTCCGGCGCCAACCGAACCCACCGCCTCCCGACCGCCCTCTCACCGCTCCCGCCGGAGCGAAGGCGAAATCGCGCAGCCTTGCCAAGGCCTTGCCGCCCGCGGTCACGCGCCGCGCCGTTTCACGTTACTTTCACTTGACCCGCGTTGGCTTTCGCTTATCCTGCCAATCGAGTTTCGTTATGAAATTATTATGCTGCGCCGCACAGGAGAGCGCTGCGTCGTGACCATGCTGGACATCTTCATCATCGGCGGCGGCGTCAACGGCGCCGGAATCGCCCGCGACGCGGTCGGCCGCGGCTACTCGGTCGGCCTTGCCGAGATGGCCGACCTCGCGAGCGGCACCTCCTCGCGCTCGACCAAGCTGGTCCATGGCGGGCTGCGCTATCTCGAGCATTACGAGTTCCGCCTGGTGCGCGAGGCGCTGATGGAGCGCGAGGTGCTCTGGTCGAACGCGCCGCACATCATCTGGCCGCTGCGCTTCGTGCTGCCGCACCACAAGGGCCTTCGCCCCGCCTGGCTGCTGCGCCTCGGCCTCTTCCTCTATGACCATATCGGCGGCCGCAAGCTGCTGCCGGCAACCCAGGCGCTCGACCTGACGCGCGACGGCACCGGCGCGCCGCTCAAGGGCGATTTCCGCCGGGGCTTCGAATATTCCGACTGCTGGGTAGACGACGCGCGCCTCGTCGTGCTGAACGCCCGCGACGCCGCCGATCGCGGCGCCGAGATTTCGACGCGCACCCGCGTCACCGCCGCCGAGCGGATCGGCGATCATTGGCAGGTCACGCTGACCGACACCGTCACCGGCGAGACGCGGCAGGTGGAAACGCGGCTCCTGATCAACGCCGCCGGCCCCTGGGTCGACCGCGTCCTGCGCGGCATCGCCGGCGCCGACGCCGGCCATCACGTCCGCCTGGTTCAGGGCAGCCACATCGTCGTGCCGCGGATCTTCGACCATGACCGCTGCTACATCTTCCAGAACGCCGACGGCCGCATCATCTTCGCCATCCCCTATGAGGATGATTTCACCCTGATCGGCACCACCGACCGGGACTATCACGGCGAACTGAAGGACGTCGCCATCTCCGCCGAGGAGACGGAATATCTCTGCGCGGCGGCGAGCGAATATTTCAAGAAGCCGGTGCGTTCGGACCAGATCGTCTGGAGCTATTCGGGCGTGCGGCCGCTCTATGACGACGGCGCCACCAGCGCCCAGGAAGCCACCCGCGAATATGTGCTGAAGGTCGACGGCGCCGCCGACGCACCGAAGATCATCCAGGTCTTCGGCGGCAAGATCACCACGTCGCGGCGGCTGGCCGAGCATGTGCTGGAACATGTCGAGACGGTGCTCGGCAAGCGCGGCGCGCCCTGGACGAAAAAGGCGGCGCTGCCCGGCGGCGACTTCCCCGTCGACGGCTTCGAGGCGCTGGTAGCAAGCCTGGTCGCGGACTATCCGCGCCTCGACGCGTCGCTTCTCCGGCGGCTCGCCCGCCACTACGGAACCCGGACCCGCCGGATCCTCGGATCGGCGAAGACGGCGGCCGATCTCGGCCGGGCTTTCGGCGCTGGACTCACCGCGGCGGAGGTCCACTATCTCATCGACCAGGAATGGGCCCGAGGCGCCGCCGACATCGTCTGGCGACGCAGCAAGCTCGGTCTTCGGATGACGGCGACGGAGATCGCCGCGCTCGACGACTACATGCGCAATGCCATGCAGGAGAGACTACCGACAGCGGCGCAATAGAGGGCCGCATCGGGCACGGGAGGAGCCATGCTCGAACTGAGGCAAGTGACCCGAAAGGTCGGGGCGGCAACGCATATCGAGGACGTTTCGCTCGTCCTCGAAAGCGGCTCGCTCAACGTCCTGCTGGGCCCGACCCTATCCGGCAAGACGACGTTGATGCGGCTGATGGCCGGCCTCGACGCGCCGACCAGCGGCGATGTGTATGTGAACGGCGTCCGGGTGACCGGCGTGCCGGTCCAGAAGCGCAACATCGCCATGGTCTACCAGCAGTTCATCAATTATCCGACGCTGACGGTCTACGAGAACATCGCCTCGCCGCTGCGCGTCGCCGGCGTCGACCGCGCCACCATCGACCGGCGGGTCCGCGACGCGGCCGAACTGATGCGCCTGACGCCGATGCTGGAGCGGACGCCGCTCGAGCTTTCCGGCGGCCAGCAGCAGCGCACGGCGCTCGCCCGCGCCGTGGTGAAGAAGGCAGATCTCGTCCTGCTCGACGAGCCGCTCGCCAATCTCGATTACAAATTGCGCGAGGAACTCCGCGCCGAGCTGCCCCGCCTGTTCGCCGAGACCGGCGCGATCTTCGTCTACGCCACCACCGAGCCGACCGAGGCGCTGCTGCTCGGCGGCAATACGGCGACGCTTTCCATGGGCCGCATCACCCAGTTCGGGCCGACGACGGACGTCTATCGCCGCCCGGCCGACCTGATCACCGCGACCACCTTCTCCGACCCGCCGATGAACACGCTGCGCGCCACCAAGTCGGGCGCCGCCATCGCGCTTTCCGACGGCGCGACGCTGCCGGCGACGGGCCGGCTCGGCCGCCTCGCCGACGGCGCCTATCTGTTCGGCTTCCGTCCGCATGATCTGCATCTCGAGCCGACCGAGGCCGCGACGATCGCCGTGCCGGCGACGGTTGCGATCACCGAGATCACCGGCTCGGAAAGCTTCGTCCATCTCGATTCCCCGGACGGCCGCTGGGTCGGCCTGGTGCACGGCATCAAGCCGATCGAGATCGGCGCCCGCGTCGAGGTCCGGCTCGATCCGGAACGCTTCTTCGTGTTTTCCGCCGACAGCGGCCGCGCCGTGGCAACGCCGCCGGCGATGGCGGCCTGAAGGGATCAGAGATGGCCAGGATCGATCTTCGCAATCTCGCCCACGCCTACCTACCGAACCCGAAAGAACCGCGCGACTATGCGCTGAAGCCGCTCAACCACACCTGGGAGGATGGCGGCGCCTATGCGCTGCTCGGCCCTTCCGGCTGCGGCAAGACCACGCTTTTGAACATCATTTCCGGGCTGATCACGCCGAGCCACGGCCAGGTGCTGTTCGACGGCGTCGACGTCACCGCCATGCCGACCGAGGCGCGCAACATCGCGCAGGTGTTCCAGTTCCCGGTCATCTACGACACCATGACCGTCTACGACAATCTCGCCTTCCCCTTGCGCAACCGCCGCGTTCCCGCACCCGCCGTCGATGCGCGGGTGCGCGAGATCGCCGCCATGCTGGAAATGACGGACGTGCTCAAGAAGCGCGCCCGGGGGCTCACCGCCGACGCCAAGCAGAAGATCTCGCTCGGCCGCGGCCTCGTCCGCGCCGACGTCGCCGCCATCCTGTTCGACGAGCCGCTGACCGTCATCGACCCCCTACTCAAATGGCAGCTGCGTTCGCAGTTGAAGCAGCTGCACAAAAAGTCCGGCTACACCATGGTCTATGTCACGCATGACCAGACCGAGGCGCTGACCTTCGCCGACAAGGTCGTCGTCATGTATGAGGGCGAGGTGGTGCAGATGGGCACGCCCGCCGAACTGTTCGAACGTCCGGCCCATACCTTCGTCGGCTATTTCATTGGTTCGCCGGGCATGAACGTGCTCGCCGCCGAGATCGACGGCACGGTGGCGACAGTGGACGGCACGGCGATCCACCTGCCCCGCGCCTATGGCAAGTCGACGAGCGACCGCAAGGTCGAGCTCGGCATCCGGCCGGAATTCATCCGCGTCGCCCGTGGCGAGGGCCTGCCGGTAACGATCCGCAAGGTCGAGGATGTCGGCAGCTACAAGATCGCGCGCCTCGCCTTCGGGAAGCGCGAGATCGCGGCGATCGCGCCGGAGGGGACCGAGTTCCCCGCCGACGATGTCGGCGCCGTCTTCGATCCCGCCCATCTCAACGTCTATGTCGACGGCCATCTGGTCGACGGCACGCCGGCAAGGGGGCTTGAGCATGGATAGACCCACCAACCAGAAGGCCTGGTTCCTCGTCCTGCCGGTGCTGCTGCTGGTTTCCTTCTCGGCGATCATCCCGCTGATGACCGTCGTCAACTATTCGGTCCAGGATACGTTCGGCAACAACGAGTTCTTTTGGGCCGGCACCGCCTGGTTCGAGGAAATGCTGCATTCCCCGCGCTTCCATCAGGCCCTGGCGCGCAACCTCGTCTTCTCCGCCATCATCCTCGCCATCCAGATCCCGCTCGGCATCGTCGTCGCGCTCTCCATGCCGCGAAAAGGCATCGGCGTCTCGATCTGCCTGGTGCTGATGGCGCTGCCGCTGCTCATTCCGTGGAACGTCGTCGGCACCATCTGGCAGGTGTTCGGCCGCGTCGACATCGGCCTGCTCGGCCATACGCTGGAAGCGATCGGCATCGACTACAATTATGTCCGCGATCCCCTCGACGCCTGGTTCACCATCATCCTGATGGATGTCTGGCACTGGACCAGCCTGGTGGCGCTGCTCTGCTATGCCGGCCTGGTCTCGATCCCCGAGGCCTATTACCAGGCGGCCCGCATCGACGGCGCCTCGCGCTGGGCCGTCTTCCGCTACATCCAGTTGCCGAAGATGAACCGCGTGCTGCTGATCGCCGTTCTGCTGCGCTTCATGGATAGTTTCATGATCTACACCGAGCCCTTCGTCGTCACCGGCGGCGGCCCCGGCAACTCGACGACTTTCCTCTCCATCGACCTGGTCAAGATGGCGGTCGGCCAGTTCGACCTCGGCCCGGCGGCGGCGATGTCGATCATCTACTTCCTGATCGTGCTGCTGCTTTCCTGGATCTTCTACACGGTCATGACGAACTACGAGCGGGGCGGACAGTGAGCACCGGCGTCAGCAAGAGCATCGATCTGGACAGCAAGGCCGGCACGCGCGCCGCCAACGCCGCCAAGGCCCACGGCTTCGTCGCGCCACCCAAGGTGCGCAAGCCGCTG
Coding sequences within:
- a CDS encoding DeoR/GlpR family DNA-binding transcription regulator → MPPSRQTAILEIAKQRGRVMVDELAIQFGVTPQTIRKDLNDLCDRKLMARTHGGAILASGIENVGYEARSQIAAREKAAIGQAVASIIPNEASLFINIGTTTEAVAQALLQHQGLMVITNNINVAHIMRPYPQIEVVIVGGVVRSSDGGIVGEAAIDFIRQFKVDYAIVGTSAIDEDGSLLDYDFREVKVAQAIIANARHVILASDQTKFARTAPVRIGSLKQIHTFVTDHCPSDRIRQICADSDVELIEALPETAELDA
- the glpD gene encoding glycerol-3-phosphate dehydrogenase, producing the protein MLDIFIIGGGVNGAGIARDAVGRGYSVGLAEMADLASGTSSRSTKLVHGGLRYLEHYEFRLVREALMEREVLWSNAPHIIWPLRFVLPHHKGLRPAWLLRLGLFLYDHIGGRKLLPATQALDLTRDGTGAPLKGDFRRGFEYSDCWVDDARLVVLNARDAADRGAEISTRTRVTAAERIGDHWQVTLTDTVTGETRQVETRLLINAAGPWVDRVLRGIAGADAGHHVRLVQGSHIVVPRIFDHDRCYIFQNADGRIIFAIPYEDDFTLIGTTDRDYHGELKDVAISAEETEYLCAAASEYFKKPVRSDQIVWSYSGVRPLYDDGATSAQEATREYVLKVDGAADAPKIIQVFGGKITTSRRLAEHVLEHVETVLGKRGAPWTKKAALPGGDFPVDGFEALVASLVADYPRLDASLLRRLARHYGTRTRRILGSAKTAADLGRAFGAGLTAAEVHYLIDQEWARGAADIVWRRSKLGLRMTATEIAALDDYMRNAMQERLPTAAQ
- a CDS encoding ABC transporter ATP-binding protein; protein product: MLELRQVTRKVGAATHIEDVSLVLESGSLNVLLGPTLSGKTTLMRLMAGLDAPTSGDVYVNGVRVTGVPVQKRNIAMVYQQFINYPTLTVYENIASPLRVAGVDRATIDRRVRDAAELMRLTPMLERTPLELSGGQQQRTALARAVVKKADLVLLDEPLANLDYKLREELRAELPRLFAETGAIFVYATTEPTEALLLGGNTATLSMGRITQFGPTTDVYRRPADLITATTFSDPPMNTLRATKSGAAIALSDGATLPATGRLGRLADGAYLFGFRPHDLHLEPTEAATIAVPATVAITEITGSESFVHLDSPDGRWVGLVHGIKPIEIGARVEVRLDPERFFVFSADSGRAVATPPAMAA
- a CDS encoding ABC transporter ATP-binding protein, translated to MARIDLRNLAHAYLPNPKEPRDYALKPLNHTWEDGGAYALLGPSGCGKTTLLNIISGLITPSHGQVLFDGVDVTAMPTEARNIAQVFQFPVIYDTMTVYDNLAFPLRNRRVPAPAVDARVREIAAMLEMTDVLKKRARGLTADAKQKISLGRGLVRADVAAILFDEPLTVIDPLLKWQLRSQLKQLHKKSGYTMVYVTHDQTEALTFADKVVVMYEGEVVQMGTPAELFERPAHTFVGYFIGSPGMNVLAAEIDGTVATVDGTAIHLPRAYGKSTSDRKVELGIRPEFIRVARGEGLPVTIRKVEDVGSYKIARLAFGKREIAAIAPEGTEFPADDVGAVFDPAHLNVYVDGHLVDGTPARGLEHG
- a CDS encoding carbohydrate ABC transporter permease, producing MDRPTNQKAWFLVLPVLLLVSFSAIIPLMTVVNYSVQDTFGNNEFFWAGTAWFEEMLHSPRFHQALARNLVFSAIILAIQIPLGIVVALSMPRKGIGVSICLVLMALPLLIPWNVVGTIWQVFGRVDIGLLGHTLEAIGIDYNYVRDPLDAWFTIILMDVWHWTSLVALLCYAGLVSIPEAYYQAARIDGASRWAVFRYIQLPKMNRVLLIAVLLRFMDSFMIYTEPFVVTGGGPGNSTTFLSIDLVKMAVGQFDLGPAAAMSIIYFLIVLLLSWIFYTVMTNYERGGQ